A segment of the Daphnia pulex isolate KAP4 chromosome 10, ASM2113471v1 genome:
aaatatatatatcaataGGCCAACAATACAGGGTTTGTCAACTCTACCGGGAATAAGTACCTATTTTCAGCTCAAATAGCCTTAGTTGCACACCGTTACGTAGAGAACAGACAATTGATTAGGGTAGTTTTCTTGTTCATGAACAATCTTAAACGTAGGTAGATCACAAAGTGCTTAttcgtcgtttcttttttcttactcaTAATTTGCATGAGAGATATAAataacaaccgaaaaaaaatggaaatccgTCATTATTATTCACACGTATATAACATTTTAACTATTTTCGATTAATGATACATGAACATGTACCTTGAGGCATTGCGCAACAGTTGAATTACTAAGCAGGATATACTTATTTATATAAAAGAGATAAGGAGAGAGATTCGTTTCACACATTTTACGCATTCAATTATTTAGGACGCTAGTATAAGaagcttaaattttttttattatgtttaagaagaaattcaacatTCTGAATCTGTTAGCTCATTATCCTTGACAGCCCCATCTCTGCTTAAGATGATTTGATGAAGGTTAACACTTGTCAAAGAAATGACGcaatttttcagatttaatGTTGGATCTGTAATTTAATCAAGTTAAAAAGCACATTTATGTGTACTGGCTAAGTATATTGAGGATGGTCTTCATTACAAGGAAAAAGTACCTCATTTCCGATAAAAACACCATTATTGCACAACAGTTATGTGATGGACAGACAATCGATTGTGATAATTAGTGTTCATTAATTACAATCACCGTAAACATTTGTAATTAGTGCTTTGACGTACAAGAGACATGAATAACAACCAATCGTTGCCTTGTATTGAGCATAAAATATCTGAATCAatacaaccgaaaaaaaaaattatataattctttcattattattcacaGGTATAATATCAACGGTTTGATCGCACCCGGCGACTCAGAGCTTGGGAGAAATAATTGATCACGATCttcaaaccaaataaaaaatagactTTGTTTGGtaataaaatttgttcaaaaaacGGCGCCCAAATTCTTGTTCAGGCTTTGGAAGCAGACGACGAAAAAGCGTGATAGGTGGAACTCGGCGGGTAGATGGACTCGGTCCCGACGGTGGCCGAACGAATTTTCACGCAGAGCAAAGCCGTCATGATGCAAGAGATGACCAAGATGATGAGAATGACCACCAGGCCGACGATGAAGCTGCTCAGAGCCATGCATACGTCCTCTTGATTCGTGTGACGATTGCCTAAATCGTTCAAacagataataaaattatCATTTCCCGTTTAATGTTTATTGCGTAATTCGACAGTTTTGCTGAccgattgattgatttatggCATTTATGGTAGTAATGGGATGAATAAAGTGCAGTTGTATTTTATGTATGTAGGtgagtttgttttatttattgttcaaTTATATTGTGCAAATCAGACGACGTGATGagacatatttctttttattgctgTTCCGAAtttcgatttcaaaaaaataatccagCAAGGCTATGTTGTTATTAGGAAATGATTAATTGCGATGGAGTGGGTATAAAAATGGCGATtgcacatgtgtgtgtgtttgtctatCTATAGAGAGAGTTGAAGATAATAGTTGTCATCTCGTTGTCTTTCAAgagtaaagagagagagattcatTTGAGTataaggaaaaattgaaaaagacatTCGTTAATGCCCACAtgacacacaaaataataCTGGCCGCAGGtaagtcaataaaaaaattaaatcctCGTCGTTATTACcattcaaacacaaaaatcagTCAATCAGTCAACTCTTATCTTTTTCGTCCAACATTTCattcatcaaatttttttatcgtgcGGAAGCGGGTGACCGTTGGAAAAAGGTCGTGAGCGGATTTCACATttcgttgctgttgttgtgctCGTGTGCAGTTGATTTGCATATTTGTTTACTCACCTGTGGTGAGTGTCACGACCGAATGGGAATCCGGTTTATAGGCGATGTCCTCGTTGGAGATGACGCGCAGCGATCGGCGCAAGCGGACGTCCGAAATTTCAGTGGCGTTGTTGGCGCTACGGCGGCTGCGGTTACTGCGGATGTCGAACTGAAACCaccaaaattttcattccGTTAAATTTCTAttcgtttaattttaattggcgGTAACAAATTTACGAGACTGGCGTCTTCCGGACAGACGTCACATCCGTTTTTGCAGAGTTCGACGTTGCATTCGAGGAAGACTTCCATCTGGTCGGGAAATTTGAAGGCctggaagaaggagaaggcgACCAGTGACACTCCGGGCCGGCCGGTCTGTGTGGTCTTCTGCCACGGTCCCATCAGTTTCTTCTTGAGAACGCAGCCGCTCTTGTCGGTCAGCGTCACGGCGTTGGCACGGTCGCCGTCGTGGGCGATGCACTCCTGGACCTGGACGTCGAAGCCTGGGTCGCCCTCGATGGCGACGACCATCGTCAACGTGTCGCCAATCTTCACCAGTCCGTTGACGCTGGGAGCGTTGGGTCCCTTGCCGATTTGGATGTCCATGCTGGCCGTGGCCGAATCGCCGCTGAAGCTGACGATCTGAGTGTCCAGCATGTCGATGTTGAAGGCGTAAGAGACCGTCTTCTCCAGCGATCCTTCCCAGAAGCAACGGATCGAGCGAGAAGTGTCCCAGATCTGATGgcgggaaaattcaaatattcgaattcaaaatttcgcgCGCTTTTGCCAATGATGATTGAATTCAACCTCTTGGATGCCCGGCTCGTtctggatgatgatgacgttCTCAAGGTAAGCCTGTCCACCGCTGGCCAAGGCATCGACCCACTGAGATCCGCAGGATTCCAAGCGGATGAGAAATTCGTATGAGTCGCGGTTCGATCCGTACCGGACGTAATGGCAATCCAAGTTGCTATGGAAACCctgttggacattttttttattggactGCTCACAAGGatcgatccttttttgtttttcctttttaaatatacCTTGGAGTAGATCAATCCGCCGAAGGGGCGatcgaatttgattttgaCCAGCATCGATTCTTTGGCGCAGTCGACGTTCAACGAAGCGATTTGGGCCATCTGGACGGTGGGCAATTGCGGCATGAGGGCCATGTTCATGGCCGGCGGATCGATGACGACCGGTCCGACGGTGGGTCGTGGCGGGAAGGAAAGGATCGTCGGCTGGGTGACCGGCGGCAGAGTAATCGGCGCCGTAGTGGCCGGAGCGATGAAAGCCGGAATGGTCACCGGTCGAATAGGTTCAACAATAATCACCTGCGGCGGAGCGGCCGTCGTTGGTTGCGGGGTGGACGGCGGCAGGTAGGCCGTCGCCGGGTAAGTAGTGGCGGCCAAGGTTGGCGGAGGAGCCGTCGACGCTGGCAGCAATTGCTGCGGCAACGTCACAGCCGCTTGGACTTTttgatcgaaataaaaatttcaactttgaaaatttctttgaagAAAGATGACGAAGTagaaaaaggtgaaagttGCTGCCGGGGGAAATTGATGTAGGAGGAGGAGCAAGGGTCTGCAGTGAATcagattcttttttgttgcgtCGTCGTGAATGAGGCAACGACCTCATTTCTCTACTACAGCAGAGACGACACGGTACGGTTCAACAGCCCGAACCAGCGGCGGGGAAAATCCTATCTGCAGCGCGTGATATCCTCACTCTCTCTTATGATACTACCCTCAAAAAAAGATCATCCATCATATTCGAGTCACGACGTGAAAATCTCCACGTGGATGTCTGTCTGTAGGTCTCGGGAATCACGACGGACTTCCGTTACACCAGTAGCACAGAAAAAACACCCGCTCGGATTATTCATGAATTGAATCAGAAATATGAGCCTCGAGTTAATCGGAATGGTATAAGCTCATCCATCCTCacggggggagaaagaaaaatgttggataAGTCAAAGTGAGCAGCCCCTCCAGCGGATGTAGAGAAACACTCTCAATTGAGGTCACGCGCataaatcttctttttatatcagatgatattataaaataaggtgaaaaatgaaatttggggaTTTTTACTTTGATTGCTGGCCTGGGTCGGTAGGAAGAAGGAAGGTGTCGGTGGCTGCTGGTATTGGTATCCGGCCGGCTGCTGTCGCAGAATGCGGACGCCGGAACCCGGAACGTTGGGCGTCTTCTGCTGGACGACGATCGGCAAAAGTCGATCGTTATGTTTCAATTTGTCGGCGTTTATCTGGGCCGTCAGCTGCTGGGAGTGTGGCACACCAGCCAGGGCGTGCTGTCAAAAATCAATGACGCAAccgaattcaatttcaaacattcTCGTctcatttaaattaatttaaaaaattaagaaatgaaaCTCTTACCCCCAAGATGAAAAGTGCTAGAAAGATCCTCATGTTGTGGTCGCACTAATTTCGGCAAATCACTGGAATATCTCAAAAAATGGACAAACTGGGCTGGCACGACCTGTCGGAACCAGACGAACCAAACAGGTTGTCATTAGTCTTACAACTgacgagaaaaaaggaatctaAAAAGGAAGTGCTGGGAAAAAGTTCTTTACAGCCTGTAGCTACTTGAGTAGAGAGAAACTCtccgtttcttcttccattctctctctctctatctactACCCGGCGCGCCAAAAAAGCTCAGGAGGAAGCGAAAAATGGGCGGaggtataaaaacaaaagaggagggACTGCCTATAGCTGAGTGTAGTAGTACACTGACCTACATTCACGCTCATTCCCCCTTCCATCTTATGTATAGACACCGCATCGTCACGAACTCGCTCATCTCTCATCGCTcttccggaaaaaaaaaataaacgaaaaaatataaaataaaataaaatggcaaCGTTTTCGCTCGAGCGATGCTGCATGgaacagaagaaaataataaaataaaaattattttctcttttttggcaaGCAGTTAGATTGTTTATGgcaagacattttaaaaaaaaaaaagaagatagttttttcccgattttttCGTTCGGGAATGTGCGTGGTGATGGGGGGGGCCGTGCACAGACCGCAAAATGAATTAAgacagaaattgtttttctttctgaagaGGAGGAGATGATACTCGGTCGGTTAACCACACGTAACCGGTttgcaattgttttcttctctcaaTTGTGTGGTCTGTGACTTTTTCAGATAATCTTAACGATAGTACATCTGCACGTTATCTGTACGTTTTCCTGAATAATGACACttaaaaggaaggaaggaagatcGGGTTTCCGTATTAGGGAAATCCTAGAACGCCCGGAGCAATGGGTCAGTACTGTCCTCGGCTAAACGCAAGTGGGAAGTCAAATTAattaggaaacaaaaaaaaacaaaatatcccGTTATAGATTTATCGCTGGTCCTGTTCAATTAAATTCACggggaataataatttttaaaaaatcaaatttggcGGCAAatcgaatattttaaaaaataataaaatatactCACGAAATAAACTGAatccaaatttattttggactcttaaaaaattgtattcgagtggtagagagagaagaagcgCGTTGAGGAACTCTTGGGAGCTGCTGAGTTTCTGAGTTGTCTGTACCGAGAGATGTCGGTTGGTATTTATAGGCAAAAGGAGGCCAGCAGCGCAGTTTGCTGGGGCCTGTGCCTGAGCTGCTGGTTATTACATGTGAGGCACTGCTGtgagcagagagagaggcttGATCCccgccctcttcttcttttctcttgttgagCTCTTCAACTCTCATTGCCGCCTAGCTCTTCTCAATAGAGTTTCACTTGCTCCATAGAAATGTATTAGCCACACTCCATAGCACCGTACATGTAGTACCAGCTCTCCCATTTTCGTCGAGGTCGACCAGACGGATGGTGTATTAGCTACTCACGTGTCGTTGAAGATGACAATCTTGAGCAATACAATATACAGTTAACTATgtcgaagaaaaaagtggcGATTCTTATAtccataaaattttaaaaatgtccttTCTCTTATTGTGGTGGTGATGTGAGTGTGTCACCATTTCGGGACTGTAGGCTATTATAGACGAGCGATGTCCTTGTGTGATTGAATGAATTGTGCAAATAATTGCGTAACCTCCGCGTATAGAGGTACAAATTCGTGCGCAATCAAACGTTACCTTGAGTGCGGATGAAAAACTTTCtgaatgatatttttttggaGGACCATCTGCTGTCCGACATCAATTCGTcacaaagacattttttgaGGTGGTCCGACTGTAGTTTAAAGTTTATGCGTTCGTACTTTGTCCGAGAGTCAGTAtgtgaaaatgaattgaatatttaatgaaagctAGACGAAAATTGAGGGCGgtgcttttttaaaatctaatttctGTGCGTCTTAATTTTTCACGTCGTCGTGATTACGATATGATAAAAAGGACCGCGCGCACCAGATCTACATTAGCGTctcagtttctttatttttgtgagAGTCCccacaagtaaaaaaaaaagagaataaattaaaattaaaatcccGAGAGAGTCACGCATATCCTGCGTTAATGAGGGACATTCcatcgtgctgctgctgctgcttttatGATTCCATTTCGTGATATTCCGATAAATTACGTATTCACTATATATCTCATCGTCATTTATATCTTTGATTTCATAACAAACAATCGCCGTCGGAGAGAAATGGCTGCCGATATGACAGAAATTATtggaatcaaaaaaatttgagagaGAAATTGAAAGCGCGcgcatttttgaaatgaatagcCGTATATCTAGTCACCTCTGGCGCTTTCACTAATCATCTTTAATCACGGCGGCTATTGTATTTAACGACCCCATACgcgacaaaatgaaaaagaaaaaaagtcacacCACATCTGCGCGTGTTGGTGGGATGACGCCATCACACGTGCGCACTTTTAccgcgaaacaaaaaaaccaaattttccttttttttttcttattgtccACACCAATGAGACAACacaaagaattcaaaaatgtttacccTGATTCAGTATCAGAAGCacgaagcagcagcagcaggttgaCGTGTGGTTGGTCGAAGGGAAAGTCAGTTGGGcacttttctctttattgttattgtagatttcatttcgCAATTCAAGAAGGAAATGCATGAAATTATGTACAATTTGAAGTGAGAACATTATTCTCTATATGAATATTGCATAGGAATCCGCATGATCAAGGTTAAATTAATATGTGTAATGTTAATAATACGGAATTTAGTTTAATATATTTTACCATCGCAATGATGGAATGGGGTTCTTTATATTTTAGGCCAATCGCCTGTAACAATTATCCTACCTAACCTGGAAAATGATCAGCTAACACGACATCACTAGATGAATGTCCTAACTAAGAATTATTtcatgaatgaatgaaaatcttATTTAAGACGTAGATCTGGAGAAGTTACTGGATCTATTTCACAAGTTACGTTGTCCTAACTAAACCATCAAATATCTTCTATTAAAAacgttattaaaaattattataacgTGGTGAAACTCAACATCTAACATGTGACAGATTCGATCACAAATCTACTAATCGGCATAAATGTTTCTTAGACTCTAGTCAACCAGAGTTGAAGAacaatgttcatttatttgaattggCCGCACCGATGAGAcaacacaaagaaaataaaaatgtttaccctGATTCCTCATatcagaagcagcagcaggttgACGTGTGCGGTTGGTCGAAGGGAAAGTCAGTTGGGcacttttctctttattgttattgtagatttcatttcgcagttcaagaaagaaatgcaTGAAATTATGTACAATTTGAAGTGAGAACATTATTCTCCATATGGATATTGCATAGGAATTCGTATGATCAAGgttaaattaatttgtataATGTTATTAGCATGGGGTTtagtttattatattttaccaTCGTAATGATGGAACCATGGTTCCTTATATTTCAGGCCTAACGCTCGTACAATTTAACTTACTAATCTGGCAAATACTCAACTTATTATAATCTGATAATATGCAATGATGATTCCATTCTTCGAGTGACACCATGACTGGGAGCTCAAGAAAAATCACTATTTCTAGGTCGGGTAGGTGATCTCCGTAATTTGCACAAGTGTAGTTCACCTagataattaataaatttaaacatctACTATCAATATTGTTATTGAAGATTAGTATTACGTAGTGAAATTCATCTTCTATCATGTGACAGATTCGATCACAAACCTACAAATCGGCACAAATGTTTCTTAGACTTTAGTCAACCTGAGTTGAAGaacaatgttcatttttttgaattgtccGCACCGATGAGACcatacaaagaaaattgtttttcaaaaaatgtttaccctGATCTTCAAatcagaagcagcagcaggttaACGTGTGCGGTTGGTCGAAGGGAAAGTCAGTTGAGcacatttcttattattattattgtagatttcatttcgCAGTTCAAGAAGGAAATGCATGAAATTATGTACAATTTGAAGTAAGAAACTAAGAACATTATTCTCCATATGGATATTGCATAGGAATTCGTATGATCAAggttaaattaatttttataatgttAATAACATGGGGTTTAGTTTATTACATTTTACCATCGTAATGAATGATAGAATCAtgatttcttatatttcaGAGGAAACGCCTGTAGAATTTAACTAACTTAACTGGCCAATTCAAAACTTATATAACccgaaacaaatcaaagatGATTCTATTCTTCGAGTTAAACCATGACTGGGAGCTCAAGAAAAATCACTTTTCCTGAGTCGGGTAAATAATCTCCATAATTTACACCAGTAAAGTTCacctaaataataaattgaacaTCTACGATCATAAATGTTATTGAAGATTAGTATTACGTGGTGAAACTCAACTTCTATCATGTGACAGATTCGATCACAAACCTACAAATCGGCACAAATGTTTCTTAGATTTTAGTCAACCTGAGTTGAAGAATAATgttcatttatttgaaatgttatttatttacataaGTATCTATGGAGAGATTATATAACATGGGGCTCCGGTAAAGCGCTCCAGCCATCCGGCGCACAATCGTATCATTGTCATCAACACGGAATCACAAGAGCATAATAATTGAGCGGAGAAcgttaaaaaggaatttgattTGCTTAGATAGGTCACTTGTGACTGTTAAGTACTATTATATCAAAAGTAGGATAAATATTACTAAATATGCGGGGAAAAAAACGGTTAAACTTAAATTTGGTCgtgtttttaaatatgtgGTCAAAGACTGTGGATCTTAACCAATCTGAAATGAGAACGTTATTCTTTACATAGAATTGCACCGGATAATTCTGAATGAAAAGGGATATTTTAATTAGTCATTGGTCATTTACACGGGctgggtttattttattttaccatcgtgatgatgtaataataattcaataattcgTTATTTTTCAGGCCATGCGCCCGTACTTCTACATCTACATCTATGTAAATGGAGTGATTTTGGCGATTACATGGTTGTTGAAGATTGTGAACGGACACAAGAACTTTCGACAGCCAGTTGTGAAATTTAAAAGCTACCCCTAAGTATAAATTAGTGGAGttcataaagaaaattaacagAAGCAACTAATTAAAACCTATGAAGTCCCGCACGGTTGCCACCTTCCTCTCAACTGTTTATGCAAATTAAATCTGAATGACATCATATAAAATCTCGTGAAAACAAGACAGTAAGAGATGAAGTATAAAGAAGGTCATTTTTGCGCTGGCCCATGTCCGGTAGAGATTTCTCTtctcgagtgtgtgtgtatgcgctCATCTTGGACTGTTATTGTTATTCTTTGATCCACCAAaactcaaattttcatttatttgtgtCTGCAGTGTTTCGCTTTCGGGACTGCGCGTGACTTGgcgaataagaaacaaaataatttccttGACATCCACtcgaatgaatgaaaaatatcaaaaagtcCTTGGCggccatttcttattttttaaatttttattcgctCTCATCACGATCGATTCATTATGCCCAAAAATGTTGACGCGAGAAAgtcattttgttgatttttggaGAAAACATcacaataagaaaagaaaagaagaaaagaagatggtcCCCTCCAGATAAAAATGGAGTGCTGGGCCGGTCCGTCATGTTGTCGTAATGAATGGCGGAAGTCTAACTGCGTGAGAACGCGTATAGTGTCACTTTTTAGAAATCGAGAAAATTCCCTCTCTCACCCAGCGTGAGTCACagtcagtctctctctctcatcctgaaagaagagagattaattaagttttttattttcgggaaTATCATATCCTTTCATGTACATATAGAGATGTGGAAGAATGATTTCCTGGACGAAAGTTGGCTGCTGGTATAGGTCCTATATGCTGGTGGTGATGGACGACCATTTTCATTATCATTATATGGTCCACCATCCACCACCCCCCGATGGTGCACCCACAGCCATGGTCGGAAAGAGCTGTACAGCTGTCGTAACAACATTTTCTCcttctatatataatacataaGAATAAGATGAAATTATTACACATGAGAAAGTCTTCTATAGACTGCGACTggagaaaatgtgtgtgttttcccAGCGCATTTCTCCGACCAAAGTTCAAACCTTCAAACGAACAAAGGTTAGACTTATATATAGAGGACCAAATGACATGTACTATAAAGTTGGTTATATGTATACAAAAGGCGCAAGGTTAATTCTgtgttgagaaaaaaaatgggaggcTTTCTATCCACACAAAATTCAATCCCTAGGTATATTTTATGTGTACACTTTCCATTCGAACCAGATTTTCGGCTGCTGTGTTCCAGGTAGTCGGATAATCTCTCGCAGCAATTGCAGAAAGACTATCGAATTATCTGCTGTTCAAACAATTGTGAAAATTTCCGCAccaaaagtcaataaaaacGAGTGCATATAACCAGCTAGAgagaatctatatagattttTCCGGTCACGTTAGAAAGTTATTTAATAATGGGTGTTGTATATGTACCCAGTGTACCTGTGGGACTCATTTTTCTACCTGTGACTTTCCACAGacggaaatttatttttcttctacgaaaagaagatgaggaaTATAACACACAAGATCCTTATacaagcttttaaaaaaaggattccccttcagaaaaatgtttttcaagtcGTGTAAAAATCGTGACACGGCACAAAATGTCCTTGGTACACtaatactctctctctctctcggccacAGAGACAGaataacacattttctttattaattaaataaagcaAACATTACGGGTTGTTGGCACTTTCGTCTTAGCGGCGGAGAAAGCAGCACAGATATCGGGTCAAGCCTCTTCGGGAAAAAGTGTCTTTTTTGTATACCGTGACTGTCGTGTTAGATTAAATTGCGTCATGTGTTTAACACAGAcccgaaagaaaagatggtTTTGGAGATAAATGTTTGAACCGACAACAACACCGTCTAGGAGATTTGGATGTTGTGCATCTGCTGCTGATGAAAATCGTCCGAGATGAAACACAAAGAATGTACATGGTCGAGCCATGCGTGACGGCACGTTTTGTAACACTTTCCGGCTCTTGATCTCATTCATATCGACCACACAACTCACAAGCGCGTGTATAGCTACAGattgaaaaatctttcatACCAGTCATTATGTGCTCATTACATGTTATAGACATTCCGCCGATATACTTTTACCAGCACCAGCTGGaaagatttttatatttttttaaaatgttgcgcaacaacaaaactggggggaatttattttttcttttgaaaagaaaaggagaaagggaGCAAATTGGCAACTCTCGCCAATTGCTCCTAATATTCACGTGTGCCTAGGCGGTTTTTTGAGCTtctatatcccccccccccatccttTTTTGAATGTGAACAAATCACGCTCTTTGCGGTTATTTCGCCGTGCGGTTGTACTGTACGCACAACTACTGTCATTGGCAACCCACCAACAAGCAGGTGCCTATTAGACCGTTGGTAGCCtacaccaaaaaataaaaaaaaaggaaaatgaacgCAGAATTCTTGATAAAACTTTTGTGCGACGTTATTTGTTATATATTCAACGAGCAGACGAATATACACAGGGAAATGGGTGCCGGGATATTATTGCGCTGGGCCCCGCCATCGTGTCGCAGGCATCAGCCCGGAAATCGTCCGTGACTTCCTCTTCAatgtgttacattttttttgttagttggACAGGGCGAAAGAGAAACTCTTCTGTTACATACCAGAACTTTTCTTCGTATTGCTGAGAGACATTCCAGCGGACTTTCCCCAATCACCGACTGACAAGACGAATGgacaataattatttaaaaataagcacCCCACCAAACACAGTCCGTCTACACGAGGACAGTACTTATGCAACTTTATTAGCTCTTGGACGATTTCAAACGACGTGATTTCccagtcaaaaaaaaaattctttctcttgaatttagtttttgttaCGAAATGTGTGAGAAAAGCCATTTGGACTAATATTTTCTAATCTTTATGGTTCTATTTATAATCCATTCAAACTCCTTAGTCAAATTTACATGGGCGGTACATAAATCATATCTGGTGGGAGGTTTAATGATGGacactaaagaaaaattttgtcaattaaACGAAGAAGAGATTACGTCCGGAATCAAAGTTTTAACGTGACCTAGAAAAAGCCTAAAAACTGAAATGTCAGGTGAAC
Coding sequences within it:
- the LOC124205184 gene encoding uncharacterized protein LOC124205184, which translates into the protein MRIFLALFILGHALAGVPHSQQLTAQINADKLKHNDRLLPIVVQQKTPNVPGSGVRILRQQPAGYQYQQPPTPSFFLPTQASNQIQAAVTLPQQLLPASTAPPPTLAATTYPATAYLPPSTPQPTTAAPPQVIIVEPIRPVTIPAFIAPATTAPITLPPVTQPTILSFPPRPTVGPVVIDPPAMNMALMPQLPTVQMAQIASLNVDCAKESMLVKIKFDRPFGGLIYSKGFHSNLDCHYVRYGSNRDSYEFLIRLESCGSQWVDALASGGQAYLENVIIIQNEPGIQEIWDTSRSIRCFWEGSLEKTVSYAFNIDMLDTQIVSFSGDSATASMDIQIGKGPNAPSVNGLVKIGDTLTMVVAIEGDPGFDVQVQECIAHDGDRANAVTLTDKSGCVLKKKLMGPWQKTTQTGRPGVSLVAFSFFQAFKFPDQMEVFLECNVELCKNGCDVCPEDASLFDIRSNRSRRSANNATEISDVRLRRSLRVISNEDIAYKPDSHSVVTLTTGE